One genomic segment of Stigmatopora argus isolate UIUO_Sarg chromosome 3, RoL_Sarg_1.0, whole genome shotgun sequence includes these proteins:
- the LOC144070812 gene encoding uncharacterized protein LOC144070812: protein MKSTTLCTFATFLASVRLSRGGSGPCTATLRAGGPCGPGRSGCPYLLTLPPLTLHLPEPFRELEGLLKDLETLKEDVERLSRTCRDGGRRHPESRYDGTPDLRVGGDREKTKCGEEAGRKEEAAGKDGMLEELNGEVRMKGGPDQVDGKKKETQVKTDGGGHEQGEIWVEGEGEMGKQAGDSGLPADKSRPRKKDQGGMTDGEREEREQDNVQRDSDGESASGRGTHRTDFVSISPSTPASTTWISARGPEFFFHLDQTESITSSPPSPPFSDFAPRHSPVVDPTRTQTAWTESNARQEQNPDGKTESKKAQGKNTTENKFKSEGETKSFPVRGETDPFLKNLKPKHSQDSHSRWVATDQQARPTTDVQPESEKTPTLDENSQAKKEDIRHVQIGRMEPDQKPDPSPMDPSLKPIIDQDSSNNSQRLATDQLAKTRSDKQLESEETPILNKNLKPKDRSVHPVKPSQILQNPKPDKSSTEPSKSGQDTTNLSEQLPTDQPAKTTSNRQPESEETPILNKNSKPKGGSVHLVKTSTAEQNQNPAHRPTDPSLQNLKPNDGQDRTGHSEKLPTDQPATPVLSKNSKPGKESVEPVQSVTIEQKPTEPSIKNLQPKYAQDRKSHSQGLTFDEKTESKETPMLNKNFKPKTEPAHPVKTSKTSQNQKPDKGPTDRSIQNQKPKYGQDSSSQWETTDKKTESEETPNSKLNKEPEKAANTDQNQKPENISTDLAPKSDQDRTKMSQRLPTDQVTRTTSDEQPEPEETPIFDKTTTLHKETINPVKPSTSDPKQIPDHSPTDPSPQNLNPKDDQDRTGHSERLTTDQPGAPALSKNSQPGKESAEPVQSVTIEQKPTEPSIKNLQPKYAQDRKSHSQGLTFDEKTESKETPMLNKNFKTKTEPTHPVKTSKTNQNQKSDISPTDRSIQNQKPKYGQDSNSQWETTDKKPESEETPKSKLKKEPVHPAKTANTDQNQKPENISTDLAPKSDQGRTKMSQRLPTDQVARTTPEPEETPIFDKTTTPHKETINSVRASTSDPKQIPDQSPTDPFPKNPKPKHGQIKTTERQEEPLTDKQPEPNSQPKKGSVRPVKTSKVEQNQKPDDSPRDPAPQKLKPKYFQHRTNNSQRSQTDHQARPASDKQSRPEKNPALNKNSKRKNVPVQAIIKSSKSEQKQKPSKNSPKEKSAPTKSKQHPPADRQTKSKPLQKATALLHSNSSGNSESPNTFPTNPNQRLKSSQRIPKINEKYKTAQVPKLNQKQPESVRDQNPGASPKTKSSPDLPPQLGEDSTQKSNPRSVFDQKASIRPTPEATTEPAQMNEKTTTQTQQPRHFSWTTTKPFKNPQLLSNPSPVPQLSEDTDFHPRELKPVPTKTTKYLHGLPSVPSHRFPSDPRPQTATNHPPSTPTSATLRLLRTVIPRTDPGSAKTHRNSKTEAEPHTLNIISDLGPKNTANPVAIPVPESSTSSARELRVKIKQVAAAFFNGSRVAPIGKPPADQDLLEDNKGGSRPPGGSRASIPSEGAVSEAMRDCSDHLLRRDSVKSGIYQVTPDLHAGGGFPVLCDMEVQGGGWTLLQLRRDGGVSFNRTWAEYRSGFGEPSTGGEFWLGNQRIHLLTRDRAMTLRVELEDFSGTAGYAEYEDFRVASERMRYRLTLGAYSGTAGNALRFSPTYDHNNRAFTTPDRDNDRYPSGNCGAYYGSGWWFDACMAANLNGKYYRGRYKGVRDGIYWGAWHNISTELYPTNERESFKTVRMMIRPKGFFT, encoded by the exons ATGAAATCGACAACACTCTGCACCTTCGCGACCTTCTTGGCCTCCGTCCGTCTCTCCCGGGGGGGATCGGGTCCATGCACCGCCACTCTGCGGGCCGGGGGCCCGTGCGGACCGGGCCGGTCCGGGTGCCCCTACCTCCTGACCCTCCCCCCCTTGACGCTGCACCTGCCGGAACCTTTCCGGGAGTTGGAAGGACTCCTGAAAGACTTGGAAACGCTGAAGGAGGACGTGGAGCGGCTGAGCAGGACGTGCCGGGACGGCGGGAGACGCCACCCGGAGAGCAGGTACGACGGGACGCCGGATTTACGGGTGGGGGGCGATCGGGAGAAGACCAAGTGTGGTGAAGAAGCGGGTCGTAAAGAGGAAGCGGCGGGAAAAGATGGAATGTTAGAGGAGCTAAACGGAGAGGTTCGAATGAAGGGAGGACCGGATCAAGTGGACGGGAAGAAAAAGGAGACACAAGTGAAGACGGATGGCGGGGGGCACGAGCAAGGCGAGATTTGGGTGGAGGGGGAAGGGGAAATGGGAAAGCAGGCTGGGGACAGCGGGCTCCCGGCGGACAAAAGCCGGCCAAGGAAAAAAGACCAGGGTGGGATGACGGATGGAGAAAGGGAGGAGAGGGAGCAGGACAACGTGCAGAGGGACAGTGATGGAGAATCAGCATCCGGGAGGGGAACACACAGGACAGACTTTGTTTCCATCAGTCCGTCCACTCCCGCCTCGACCACGTGGATCTCcgctcgaggaccggagttttttttccacttggacCAAACCGAGAGCATCACCTCATCTCCCCCGTCGCCTCCCTTCTCCGATTTCGCTCCCCGTCACTCGCCAGTCGTCGATCCGACGAGGACCCAAACAGCTTGGACGGAATCAAACGCTCGGCAAGAACAAAACCCAGACGGTAAAACCGAGTCAAAAAAGGCCCAAGGCAAAAACACAACCGAGAACAAATTTAAATCTGAGGGGGAAACTAAAAGCTTTCCCGTTCGGGGAGAAACTGATCCCTTTCTCAAAAACCTAAAACCCAAACATAGTCAAGACAGTCATTCCCGCTGGGTAGCGACGGATCAACAAGCGAGACCTACGACTGACGTACAACCAGAATCTGAAAAAACTCCAACGTTGGATGAAAACTCTCAAGCTAAGAAAGAAGATATTCGTCATGTCCAAATAGGTCGAATGGAACCAGATCAAAAACCTGATCCCAGCCCAATGGATCCCTCCCTAAAACCTATAATTGATCAAGACAGTTCTAATAATTCCCAACGGTTGGCAACGGACCAACTAGCAAAAACAAGGTCTGACAAACAACTCGAATCAGAAGAAACGCCAATATTGAATAAAAACCTTAAACCAAAGGACAGATCTGTTCATCCTGTTAAACCCAGTCAAATTCTGCAAAATCCAAAGCCTGATAAGAGCTCAACTGAACCCTCCAAATCTGGTCAGGACACCACTAATCTGTCAGAGCAATTACCAACTGACCAACCAGCAAAAACCACGTCTAACCGACAACCAGAATCAGAAGAAACTCCAATCTTGAATAAAAACTCTAAACCCAAGGGAGGATCTGTTCACCTTGTTAAAACCAGTACAGCTGAACAAAATCAAAATCCTGCTCACCGCCCAACGGATCCCTCCCTCCAAAACCTAAAACCCAACGATGGTCAAGACAGGACGGGTCATTCAGAGAAGTTACCAACCGACCAACCGGCAACTCCAGTGTTAAGTAAAAACTCAAAACCTGGGAAAGAATCTGTTGAACCTGTTCAAAGCGTTACCATTGAGCAAAAGCCAACTGAACCCTCCATCAAAAACCTGCAACCAAAATATGCGCAAGACAGGAAAAGCCATTCACAGGGACTCACGTTTGATGAAAAAACTGAATCAAAAGAAACTCCCATGttgaataaaaactttaaaCCAAAGACAGAACCAGCCCACCCTGTTAAAACCAGTAAAACTAGCCAAAACCAAAAACCTGATAAAGGCCCAACGGATCGCTCCATCCAAAACCAAAAACCCAAATATGGTCAAGACAGCAGTTCACAGTGGgaaacaacagacaaaaaaactgaatcagAAGAAACTCCAAACTCTAAACTTAATAAAGAACCTGAAAAAGCTGCTAACACTGACCAAAACCAAAAACCTGAAAACATCTCAACTGATCTGGCTCCTAAATCTGATCAAGACAGGACTAAAATGTCACAGCGGTTACCAACGGACCAAGTCACGAGAACCACGTCTGACgaacaaccagaaccagaaGAAACTCCAATCTTCGATAAAACTACCACCCTTCATAAAGAAACTATTAATCCTGTTAAACCCAGTACATCTGACCCAAAGCAAATACCTGATCACAGCCCAACGGATCCCTCCCCCCAAAACCTAAACCCCAAGGATGATCAAGACAGGACAGGTCATTCAGAGAGGTTAACAACCGACCAACCGGGAGCTCCAGCGTTAAGTAAAAACTCACAACCTGGGAAAGAATCTGCTGAACCTGTTCAAAGCGTTACCATTGAGCAAAAGCCAACTGAACCCTCCATcaaaaatctgcaaccaaaataTGCGCAAGACAGGAAAAGCCATTCACAGGGACTCACGTTTGATGAAAAAACTGAATCAAAAGAAACTCCCATGttgaataaaaactttaaaacaaAGACAGAACCAACCCATCCTGTTAAAACCAGTAAAACTAACCAAAACCAAAAATCTGATATCAGCCCAACGGATCGCTCCATCCAAAACCAAAAACCCAAATATGGTCAAGACAGCAATTCACAGTGGGAAACAACGGACAAAAAACCAGAATCAGAAGAAACTCCAAAGTCTAAACTTAAAAAAGAACCCGTTCATCCTGCAAAAACTGCTAACACTGACCAAAACCAAAAACCTGAAAACATCTCAACTGATCTGGCCCCTAAATCTGATCAAGGCAGGACTAAAATGTCACAGCGGTTACCAACGGACCAAGTCGCAAGAACCACGCCAGAACCAGAAGAAACTCCAATCTTCGATAAAACCACCACCCCTCATAAAGAAACTATTAATTCCGTTAGAGCCAGTACATCTGACCCAAAGCAAATACCTGATCAGAGCCCAACGGATCCCTTCCCCaaaaacccaaaacccaaacATGGTCAGATCAAGACCACTGAAAGACAAGAAGAACCCTTGACCGACAAACAACCAGAACCAAACTCTCAACCCAAGAAAGGATCTGTCCGCCCTGTTAAAACCAGTAAAGTTGAGCAAAACCAAAAACCCGATGACAGCCCAAGGGATCCCGCCCCCCAAAAGCTAAAACCCAAATATTTTCAACACAGAACAAATAATTCACAGAGGTCACAAACTGACCACCAAGCAAGACCCGCATCTGACAAACAATCCAGACCGGAAAAAAATCCAGCACTCAACAAAAACTCCAAACGTAAAAACGTACCTGTCCAAGCTATCATTAAATCCAGTAAATCGGAACAAAAGCAAAAACCTTCCAAAAACTCTCCAAAGGAAAAATCCGCTCCAACAAAATCTAAACAACATCCCCCAGCTGATCGGCAGACGAAATCTAAGCCACTTCAAAAAGCGACGGCATTACTTCACTCCAATTCTTCTGGGAACTCTGAGTCACCGAACACATTTCCAACTAATCCCAATCAACGGCTGAAATCCAGCCAGAGAATTCCAAAGATTAACGAAAAGTACAAAACTGCTCAGGTGCCCAAATTGAATCAGAAGCAGCCCGAGTCTGTGCGAGACCAAAACCCTGGAGCTAGCCCCAAGACCAAATCCAGCCCAGATCTTCCCCCCCAACTCGGTGAGGACTCTACCCAAAAATCCAACCCCAGGTCTGTCTTTGACCAGAAAGCGTCAATCAGACCAACACCAGAAGCTACAACTGAACCGGCTCAAATGAACGAGAAGACCACGACCCAGACCCAACAACCTCGCCATTTCAGTTGGACGACCACAAAACCTTTCAAGAATCCTCAACTTCTGTCGAATCCCAGTCCCGTTCCACAGCTGTCCGAGGACACAGATTTCCATCCCAGGGAGCTAAAACCCGTTCCTACAAAGACCACCAAGTACCTTCACGGTCTCCCATCAGTCCCAAGCCACAGGTTTCCATCTGATCCGAGGCCACAAACGGCGACCAATCACCCGCCCTCGACCCCGACGTCAGCAACACTTCGACTGCTCCGCACGGTCATTCCCAGAACCGATCCGGGTTCGGCCAAGACACATCGAAACTCGAAAACAGAAGCAGAACCTCATACTCTCAACATCATTTCTGACCTTGGACCAAAAAACACCGCCAACCCTGTGGCCATCCCGGTTCCCGAATCGTCCACGTCGAGTGCTCGCGAGTTGCGCGTAAAAATTAAGCAAGTGGCGGCAGCTTTCTTCAACGGGAGCCGAGTGGCCCCAATCGGAAAACCTCCGGCGGACCAAGATCTGCTAGAAGATAACAAGGGTGGAAGCAGGCCACCTGGTGGCTCACGGGCGTCGATCCCATCTGAGG GTGCAGTTTCCGAGGCGATGAGGGACTGCTCGGACCACCTTCTTAGAAGAGACTCGGTAAAGAGCGGCATCTACCAAGTGACTCCAGATCTCCACGCCGGAGGCGGTTTTCCGGTCTTGTGCGACATGGAAGTCCAGGGCGGGGGATGGACCCTCCTGCAACTCCGGCGGGACGGCGGCGTCAGCTTCAACCGCACCTGGGCCGAGTACCGCTCGGGTTTCGGAGAGCCCTCGACGGGAGGGGAGTTCTGGCTGGGCAACCAACGCATCCACCTCCTCACCCGGGACAGGGCCATGACGCTGCGGGTGGAACTGGAGGACTTTTCCGGGACGGCCGGGTACGCCGAGTACGAGGACTTCAGGGTGGCCAGCGAAAGGATGCGCTATCGGTTGACCTTGGGGGCTTACTCGGGCACAGCGGGGAACGCGCTCCGTTTCAGCCCCACCTATGACCACAACAACCGGGCCTTCACCACCCCGGACCGGGATAACGATCGCTACCCGTCCGGGAACTGCGGGGCGTACTACGGCTCGGGCTGGTGGTTCGACGCGTGCATGGCCGCCAACCTCAACGGGAAGTACTATCGAGGGAGGTACAAGGGGGTGCGGGATGGCATCTACTGGGGCGCCTGGCATAACATTTCCACTGAGTTGTACCCCACCAATGAAAGGGAGTCTTTTAAAACTGTCAGGATGATGATCAGGCCAAAAGGATTTTTCACATGA
- the fam185a gene encoding protein FAM185A, translated as MLLWSSRCSIGLAHSCCRTGVRLRSARNPRRSPHRHRFLFTSLGGKLAQAGGEVEANRPPPLKEWSLEVSPFGSLRARLSCSISVGSLDPHAFPEADRAFVLVRGDERLKDVEGFDVQYDERGKELLISAEKADGGLSVHVSVPIKTNIFINTHAEGHVEVKNMESDICKVHTEKGNCLLRSVKGHQLEVRSGGDVTGEGTLHGNVDISAFGNGEVRVKKLQGTEMKVSTEHGDLAVKAVYAHSSHVSSCTGRVELGLVHGDATVKNTTGQTLIDGSNGLLKVSSQSGDVDVYVGDGASSELTSIEGTMCVRVPPSLRADVDFRGTKVEISPHVKLFQVEESTAEKQVTLTGYMNSDGPSDQRIKVATENGSVSLKTQSWFQSLKLGR; from the exons ATGCTTCTCTGGAGCTCCCGGTGCAGTATCGGACTCGCACACTCGTGTTGTCGGACAGGCGTCCGGCTTCGGAGTGCTCGTAACCCCCGGCGTTCTCCTCACCGACACCGATTCCTCTTCACTTCCCTCGGCGGCAAATTAGCCCAAGCGGGCGGCGAGGTTGAGGCGAACCGCCCGCCGCCGCTGAAGGAGTGGAGCCTGGAGGTCAGTCCCTTCGGCTCGCTGCGAGCACGGCTGAGTTGTAGCATCTCCGTCGGTTCTCTCGATCCGCACGCATTCCCCGAGGCGGACCGAGCTTTCGTCCTGGTCCGTGGAGATGAGAGGCTGAAGGACGTGGAAGGATTCGACGTCCAATACGACGAGCGGGGCAAAGAGTTACTCATCTCGGCCGAGAAGGCTGATGGCGGCTTATCTGTTCACGTTTCAGTACCCATCAAGACCA ATATTTTTATAAACACCCACGCTGAAGGCCATGTCGAGGTGAAGAACATGGAGAGTGACATCTGCAAGGTGCACACAGAGAAAGGCAACTGTTTACTGCGTTCCGTTAAG GGCCATCAGCTGGAGGTGCGGTCAGGTGGTGATGTCACAGGTGAAGGCACTCTCCATGGAAACGTGGACATTAGCGCTTTTGGAAACGGG GAAGTTCGAGTTAAGAAGCTGCAGGGAACCGAGATGAAAGTCTCCACCGAGCACGGCGACCTGGCCGTCAAGGCCGTCTACGCTCATTCCAGCCACGTCTCCTCCTGCACGGGACGAGTGGAGCTGGGACTCGTACACG GTGATGCCACTGTGAAGAACACAACAGGGCAGACGCTTATAG ATGGATCCAACGGCCTATTGAAAGTTTCATCGCAAAGTGGCGACGTGGACGTGTATGTGGGAGACGGCGCCAGCTCGGAGCTGACTAGCATCGAAG GAACGATGTGCGTCCGTGTGCCTCCTTCGCTACGAGCAGACGTGGATTTCCGTGGAACCAaggtggaaattagccctcacgTCAAACTCTTTCAAGTTGAGGAGAGCACTGCTGAAAAACAAGTGACACTCACTG GCTATATGAACTCCGATGGTCCATCTGATCAGCGGATCAAGGTGGCCACAGAAAATGGATCGGTCAGCCTAAAGACGCAAAGCTGGTTCCAGTCACTAAAACTGGGACGCTGA